In the Parus major isolate Abel chromosome 4A, Parus_major1.1, whole genome shotgun sequence genome, one interval contains:
- the LOC117244361 gene encoding uncharacterized protein DDB_G0271670-like: MPRLTSPGNTGDTQGRSVPRLTSPRSSQGRSLHRLIMPRSTEGTQGRSVSRLTSPGNTGDTQGRSVSRLTSSSSSKGRSRSQLTSPRSTEGRSVPRLTSPGNSKGRSRSRLTSPRSTRDTEGRSRSRLTSPSSTKGPSVSRLTSPGSSKGRSRLTLPGNTGDTEDQSQSQLTSSSSSKDQSMPRLTSSSSSKGRSRYRLTLPRSTGDTEDPSVSQLTSSRSSKGRSRSRLTLPRSTEGWSRSRLTLPRSTGDTEDPFMSQLPSPRSSLGSGGTESRPSLDKGEQGPRGRRSHPAGSSQPPVLAQPLRSRRACSGPVGPEPASVRKTSPDPQREASHRAEQETQTAAWAQEDSAVQYTEQMTQTDLVAEQEKNSAAPLMVDQKTQTETPRQVNSASPQTNKRTQSKAHGSARSTGTGAPAQQQQPPSQLCRAFWRSCTSGQPPAASTLQGPGDSRCSRQPKRPERGTPEKWGWMTLPPYSWPWLIEMNQF, from the exons ATGCCCAGGCTGACATCCCCCGGCAATACCGGGGACACCCAGGGCCGGTCCGTGCCCAGGCTGACATCACCCCGCAGCTCCCAGGGCCGGTCCCTGCACCGACTGATAATGCCCCGTAGCACCGAGGGCACCCAGGGCCGGTCCGTGTCCCGGCTGACATCCCCCGGCAATACCGGGGACACCCAGGGCCGGTCCGTGTCCCGGCTGACATcgtccagcagctccaagggcCGGTCCCGGTCCCAGCTGACATCGCCCCGCAGCACCGAGGGCCGGTCCGTGCCCAGGCTGACATCACCTGGTAACTCCAAGGgccggtcccggtcccggctGACATCGCCCCGCAGTACCAGGGACACTGAGGgccggtcccggtcccggctGACATCgcccagcagcaccaagggTCCATCCGTGTCCCGGCTGACATCACCCGGCAGCTCCAAGGGCCGGTCCCGGCTGACATTGCCCGGCAATACCGGGGACACCGAGGAccagtcccagtcccagctAACATcgtccagcagctccaaggacCAGTCCATGCCCAGGCTGACATcgtccagcagctccaagggcCGGTCCCGGTACCGGCTGACCTTGCCCCGCAGTACCGGGGACACCGAGGACCCATCTGTGTCCCAGCTGACATCGTCCCGCAGCTCCAAGGgccggtcccggtcccggctGACCTTGCCCCGCAGTACCGAGGGTTGGTCCCGGTCCCGGCTGACCTTGCCCCGCAGTACCGGGGACACCGAGGACCCGTTCATGTCCCAGCTGCCATCGCCCCGCAGCTCCCTGGGCTCGGGGGGCACCGAGAGCCGTCCCAGCCTGGACAAGGGGGAACAAGGCCCGCGGGGGCGCAGGTCCCACCCTGCCGGCTCCTCGCAGCCGCCCGTCCTGGCCCAGCCCCTGAGGAGCCGCCGGGCCTGCAGCGGCCCGGTGGGGCCGGAACCG GCCTCGGTGAGGAAAACATCCCCTGACCCACAGAGAGAGGCCTCTCACCGTGCCGAGCAGGAAACCCAGACTGCGGCCTGGGCCCAAGAGGATTCAGCTGTTCAATACACTGAGCAGATGACACAGACAGATCTTGTGgcagaacaggagaaaaactcaGCTGCTCCCCTCATGGTTGACCAGAAGACACAGACTGAGACTCCAAGACAAGTGAATTCAGCTTCTCCTCAAACCAACAAGAGGACACAGAGCAAGGCGCACGGCTCTGCCCGCTCCACAGGCACAGGTGCCCcggctcagcagcagcagccgccctcacagctgtgcagggcGTTCTGGCGCTCCTGCACATCTGGacagcctcctgctgccagcaccctgCAGGGGCCCGGGGACAGCCGCTGCTCCAGGCAGCCAAAACGTCCTGAGCGCGGCACGCCAGAGAAGTGGGGATGGATGACACTGCCGCCCTACTCCTGGCCATGGCTCATTGAGATGAatcagttttaa